One genomic region from Oxobacter pfennigii encodes:
- a CDS encoding cell wall-binding repeat-containing protein, with product FSRITRLAGTDRYETAVKIAERLEVKTGTPVILAYGESYPDALSVSSIAARMQSPIFLVPKDGLSNDIKEAITKIMPSKVYIIGGTAVISTVVEDQAAQLTSLDKSNVVRIAGQDRYETSLAAAKYFNEAGGSICIATGNNFPDALAGSVYAAKHNSPIMLVDSSLSNSFVEYLKSRKLSGMTLFGGEGAVNKGIEEQLWSLIEK from the coding sequence TTTCAGCCGTATCACCAGGCTTGCCGGAACAGACCGCTATGAAACGGCGGTTAAAATAGCTGAACGCTTAGAAGTCAAGACCGGAACTCCGGTAATCCTGGCTTACGGAGAAAGCTATCCGGATGCGCTGTCGGTCAGCAGCATTGCAGCGAGAATGCAGAGCCCGATTTTCTTAGTGCCAAAGGATGGCCTCAGTAACGATATTAAGGAAGCTATCACCAAGATTATGCCGTCCAAAGTCTATATTATCGGGGGTACGGCGGTTATCAGCACTGTGGTGGAAGATCAGGCAGCCCAGCTCACTTCACTGGATAAAAGCAATGTAGTGAGAATCGCAGGACAGGACCGTTACGAAACATCGCTGGCAGCAGCAAAATACTTCAATGAAGCGGGAGGAAGCATTTGCATAGCCACGGGCAACAACTTCCCCGATGCACTTGCAGGAAGTGTTTATGCCGCAAAGCACAATTCACCGATTATGCTGGTGGACAGCAGCTTATCAAACAGCTTCGTTGAGTATTTGAAGAGCCGCAAGCTGAGCGGAATGACCTTGTTCGGCGGAGAAGGAGCAGTGAACAAAGGCATTGAAGAGCAGCTTTGGTCTTTGATTGAAAAATGA